Genomic DNA from Danaus plexippus chromosome 16 unlocalized genomic scaffold, MEX_DaPlex mxdp_23, whole genome shotgun sequence:
tatactcaataattaaatatattatgaaacattttaaatgatagaTGTGAAGATATGTTAGCCCGTTTTTGTTGTAACCTAACAAAATACAAGTTTGGGGCTATGAAGAATTACATAGAGCTCGATATAAACCTATACCaatgggattttttttatctcttttgtcccatacaaaagaaaaaagtttacTCACACATATCAACTGTCAACCCACACACCGTCACGGCCGTGTACAAACACACGCACACAGTACCTCCAGGCGACGAGTTCACCGCATTCATTCTCGTCGGCAGATGGCGGATACAGTAGACGCCTTCCGTCAGTCGCGCATAGACAACTCGTCGAGTACAGTGCTATTCCGTTTCGCTCAGCACCATTTTGTGTATATCCTTCGGAACGGGACATTGTGTATATGTGCTCCGTGAATAATCGTCTTAGAAACACGAAAACAGTGTACGACTCGGTTCGATCTAGTGTTTCGCTTTCGATATGCCCGCGGAGGGATCGATGTGAGATCTCGGGCGCTCGTAGAAACCGCGCCTCCGTCATGAGCGAGTGATCGTCGACATAAAAAAAGTTGACACAGGAAACATGTCTGGGCGGACCGCCGACACGGATGCGAGCGAAGGGTTCGAGTTCGAAATTCGAAAGCGGTCATGTCATCGCCTCTCGGATTTCGTATAAGTCACCGTCCAATGTCAAAATCGTGCACGTACCGCGAGCGGCGAGCGTCCGGAGCCAGCGCGTGCAGACAATGCAGTCGTTGGTAGTGTGGCTGGCGGTGGTGTCGGCGGCTTGGGCGCTGGTGGGCGCCTGCTCCAGCTCGATCTCGAAGCGGCCGGCGCGGCCCGCAAGGCCGCAGCGCCCGCCGCCGCAGCCGCAGCCGCAGCCGCGCCTGAACGTGACCTTCCCCACCTTCAAGTGCGAGCCCGACTACTCGGAGTACTACTGCCTGAACGGCGGCGCGTGCTTCACGGTCGTCATCTCGGACAGCCCCATCTACAACTGCGAGTGCCGCAGCGGGTTCGTGGGCCCGCGCTGCGAGTTCAAGGACCTGGACGACTCGTACGTGCTGACGAGTCGACAGCTGATGATGGAGACGGCTTCCATCGCTGGCGGCGCCACAGTGGCCGTGTTCCTCGCGATCCTGGTGTGCTTCGGCGCTTGGGTGAGGCTCCACCGGCGAGGCAAGACTCCGCCGCCGGCCGAGCGGGGCCATGTGCAGCTGGTGGCCGTGGCGGCGCCCCGAGGCCGCGTGCAGCTGTGCGCGCAGCCTCTGCAGTGCTAGTGGCCTGACAAACTTTAGCTGGTGTACATATAGTTAGATTATGTGTTAAGTTATGTGAGAGAACgggagatataaaaaatttatgtgataattaatttacgaagctcataatttatttgatggaATTCTTTGTACATATTCGATCCGAGTTCTGAAGTGTAACGTTGGTAAAATTTCAGTCATCACCTCGGTGTCTGTGAATCGTTATGTGTATTATTTGGGTCATACTCAGTGTATTGGACTTGTGAGATTAGCCATGACCGTGTACCTACCGCTACTAGCTTCAAGTAGAGCCGTTATGTTGTTGGCATAGTACTGGAGGATGTGGAAGAGCTGCTCCTCTGATGCAAGCAACTTAACTATATATGAACATTCTTATTGGAATCCAAAGTGATAAACTTGTTATTGTACATTGTTATGTGTCAGAGAGGCAGAGCTGCCGTGCCTCTGGATCCAGTGCATGTTATTGTTTGTAGAGATTGTTTAGTATGTGGCCCTCAGCCGTCGCAGCATCCAATGTTACTTGCCAGCTCTTGTATTGTTAGAAGTGATGCCACTCCACATCTGTCACTGAGAGCATACGGAATGTAGTGAACATGGTGATGTATGTAACGGGTGAGTCGGGGTGCAGGTCTCCCGGCTCCTGCCCTCCTCGGCCCGCTGTCTTGTTGTGAATCGatgttaattgtatttatagttGTATGCGGAGACTTGTGATGAGTTGTATGCTTGTGAGCGGAGAGGCAGACAGGCACATTCCACCCGCGGATGGAGTATTTCTCTGGTGTcagtattatattgtaatacgaGTGTTAAGCCGACAgctttactttactttttaaCTTATACTTTGCTATCCCTCCGGGATACAGCTGTATTATATTAGTTGAAGGGCGAGAAGGCTTGTTGTAAATATAGCCCCTGTAGgtatttattagatatttatgaACGTTTATTTATTGACTGCATTATTTAGTTACGAACCGGTGACGAGCCGCATCATCTCCTAACTATTAACGGTTGCatctattaaatatcaaacctTGCTAAGCACGGCCTCGCCTACATCCTATTCCCTGTAGTAATCTCATTATGAATCTcgtgttttgtaaaaaattgtaaaacattGGATGGTGTCTAAAGGTTCCCGGTCGGTGCGAGCGGATTCTTTCACTGCCTTCTTTATATCGTacaaacattgtttattttctgtgGTCAACCGTTtcctttatttatcttattgaTATGCTTTTGTTGAACCTGTCGATTCCGCTTGCACTGTTCgaggaaacaaaaaaaaaagtaaattgttattgaaagTGTCAAGGAGACTGATCCGCCGGTCCGCCCGTGAGCCCCGGAGCCGGCCCCTTTTACCCTCGACCCTCGGCTGTTTGATGTTTGACGACCTCGCCGCCGGCTCCTCGGCCCCCGGCCGCGTCCTCGGACTCGTGTGTTTTATCGATTCATGTGAGATCGTCTGTATGAACATTCCAaagtatatgtaaaatattacctaCATCGCTAATTTTGAATATCTGTTAAGATGCTACATTGTTAATTATACAGTTTTCTATTGATCatttgttaaaagaaaattatacgaaactaaatccttaaaaaatgtttttcattcgTCTCGACCGCCTAAAGCGACTCCTACACGTATCGCCGTCGCCGTTCCGTCATCACGAACCCGACCCGATGTAACAACAACGAACATTAGAAATTACTCGGTGAacattaatcaatttaatCTTGACCTCCTTTCGACCGAAACAATcttaagtttgttttattttagttaacttAACTGAATAGCATCTAGCTCCAGTATGGTTAGTCGCGCGAAAGCTTTCATTTCGTCTGTCAAGTGACAGTGACAGCCGTGCTCGCGTCACTATGAACTCTATAGTTGTAGTTGAACGCATTATGCacctgttatttaaattagttcaaAGATAACTTTCAACGAACTAATTGGTCCGTGCGCCCAGACATACTTCGCCGGCTCATTTATGCCGAAAGTAGGAATGCATAATGTTAATGATATGTTAAAGGTCGCTCAggattgttattataatattgtttttatagacAATAACTTAAAAGATGAACGAATTTACAACGTCAATTCTGCTTTAGCTAAACtacaaatttttgaataaagttgtaaaagaaattacttttgtggatttaaaaaacatttttaggcTAAAGACAGTTAATAAATACAGGTATCCTAAGAGATAGTTCATTGAATCCAAAATCTCTCTCATTATACAGTTCCAAACTATCTCCAAGTCTGTgctctttatatttacaaaaggaAGTGTTCTCGTGCAGGAGTGTCGTCAGTCGTCACGCAGCGAGCCATTCAAGTCCTAGgagcatatttttatgaatgctGCGTGTGAGACCGGTCCGCCGCCGGCCGCCGGCGTCGCATGCATAGAGTTCATTGAATGAATGCCCGTTCGTTTGTTGACATTCCCCGAAAACCTGCCTGCCTGCCCCGCCCGGAATAGCTGCGTATCACGAGTTCCCGATGGACAATGACCGAAATAGACGCCGACCGAAGTAGATTAACCACGTTTTTGGACTTTCATTCTTACGGAACTCAACCGATTTGTTAGAATACGGCAGGATGGGGACGCGAGCAGTTGAgggattaaaataattatattaaggacTTCGACAACCTACTTGTCGGGTTGCTGTTATTACACCGACCCTTGGGATAGTACGCTTATGCTTACTATTACTTATGTACCTACCCTTGCTTTGTTTACTTcgaattgattttaatgttcGCTCCGCCGTTAAGTTACGTTTCACGTATGTCATGCTACATTCCAGATAACTTTGCAATAATCAACTTTGGTCCAAtagacaaagaaaatatatgaatcatAAGATACAGTTTATATGACATTGGCTTTGTCTGATTAATTTAACAAGGTGAGTGTGTATTcaatggtaaaaaaatatataggtaacgaaaaattaaatgtttgaaaattgttgtataaacatttattatttattaattttacacatttaatgatattattagaatttaatataaaataaagttagcaTATCTAAGATttgtgtacatatttaaacgaaataaagttttttgggTACTAAGTAGGTAGCAAGTAAACGAAGTATGTATCcgaacttagtttcatttaagctaACATTTGCAAGGACATATTAATGAACAGGTTACAAGTGAATCTTGTACAGTAAACGATAAAGTCTGTAACAATGTAGGAATGTGAATCATTTAAACATGTCAAATTAAAAGCCGTGTTATTTGATTAGGATCTCTAACAGAACTGTGAATGAACACATCAAGTCGAGGCGAAACCAGACAATCGTCGGATACGGTGAGGATCGCTTTCCATCACCAGTGTAGTGTGAGCCCTCCGCCGTCCTCAGAGCGCCGGTCCGCGGCCGACAGCCGCGGCTGCTGGCGGCTAAACCGGGGCTCCGAGAGCTGGTCGGTGTTTTAGACGGAGCGTCGCTCGGCCCACACCGCTTCCATTATAGGAATGGTCCGTGGTCATTGCGTCCAATTAACATGCCTACGTGCCCGTCCCACTTTGTCATTATGCCCGCGAAATCTTCCAACTCAATTCTAAGTATTTAGTGTGCTATTGTGCACCGTGTTACGTCCGTCGAACGGTTACTGTCGTCTGTTGGCTCCTCTGCTGGCTGTTAACTGGCTTCTGGTTGCGAGTGTTTCCTTGTAGGTATTGTTTGCTAGTAACTTAGTACCTAGATTTTAAGCATTCCGCGGTCCTGTCAGGGCATACAATGAAGACATATGTCGTGTAACTCCACTTAAAACAACTAGAACTGTCTTCACTGATCCAGTTGGTGTAATTGATTATGAAAATTGTGCCTCAAAtggaaatcaaaaatatttccgtTCCAAGaaacagttaaattaatttactttattactcTACACGATTTAGCCGAATAAAACTGAACTTATATAGCTAAGCTCTAAAAGTGTAGTTAGAATGTTTATGCGGGGAAAACAGCGTAACTAGACATCGCGGAGCAAATACAAAGCATCATCAATAATGCCCTCCATCAAACCTGTACGTGGTACCGATCAAACCAGTCGAGTCAGTTTTTCGCACCTGTGCCTGTGCTCTGTGCCTTGCGCCTGTGCCACGTTCCTCGCCCTCATGAAGCCCATCGTCCGCTCGAGTGCCTCTTCCTGTGACAGATGGCAGCACGTGCTCGCCGCTCTCTGTGCTACATAGATCGTAAACTATTTGATattgttgaaaattaaaatgtcaaaaaaccTGTCTCACCAAAATATATAGGTACCCATACTCATTGTGAGGCGATCTCCATTGAATTAAGTCCAGTTCGACGAcacgtttattaaataatttattagtatgttttttaaagcgaatatgtatgtacctaagtacatatgttatattgaatttaaagttttgtttctgtataacaaataaaattggtacatcaattatttaatattatctcatGCCACAAGCTCGGTACCAGTTTTTGTCTCTCCCAACAGTTGCTCTTCAGGGTGGGCTGAGAAAAACTCACGCACGTGTCACCTGCCTTTTATCACGACATTGTTTAATGAAGTGTCATCCTCATATTAACGAAAACCTTGATTGGCGCACTAACAGCTCGTcgactgttaaaaaaaatctatcatcAACTTGACACGTATTGCGTTTGTTTCGCGCCGTAAACCTTATAGAAGAGTGGTCTCGAAAGTTTTATATTGCAAATGAGTTCATTACGTATTTCTTGTTTTAATGGCTGACaggttagttttttttttatataaatttaaggcCTGGTTACGAATTAATTCGGATATAGGTTATCTCTTTCAAAGACTATTACATAATCATGTTTGAACTGTTGAAAGCTAGGAAGttgtcttaataatattatagtttttaatatttcgttgAGGACGTAAGCAGAATGTTTGCAGACTAATGATTTCATATGTCGTACGTCGGTCGGTTTCGATTCATTGATGTCCTTTCCGGGACATGCtgtcaattttattcataattaaaacgtatttatcCGCTTTAGATTCAGTGGAGTGACGCAATCGTCTCATCAAAGAGATTTTACGACCGAGTAAATGTTCTGCCCACATAAAGTATGAATGGATGTGTAGTGATGGCCGATAATCacgaataaaactattatagaGTCTATGACTGCGGATAGACTTCGTCTGCGGCACTCAAACGATACGTTCCAAGATCTTCAAAACCTTATTCGAAGGTTTTGTACATTtactaaacttatatttttacaatactaTTTCATGCGGGTTTAAAATACGGCGAGGTTAATGCTATACACATCGAGCGGttctcttaaataaataacaaaatataatctacAAAGGGGAGCGATTGTTCGTCGGAATCAGTTGAATCAGAATGCAGAGTGAGACTGTcacatgtatattaaattcctAGCGCAATCATTTCAAAAGGAACATAATATGTTGAGAAATCAGGCTTATCAGATAGCTGCGGGTCGTGGGAAGAACCTCCGCGAGGCGTCTTGAGTCTTGACGTACTCCGCTTAGGTCTTAAAGCCTGATGACTACTAAGGAGCTACGTTGCTTGTAGGTACAgttatatacctacatataagAGAGCTTCCCTCAGAAGGAATGGCCGATTCAAACAAGACgaagtacattttttatatggtaTAAGTCTACACTTTAGTAATATTTGGACCTCTTTAGCGATATCGGTATGGCAACAATTATAAcgagttattattatttaatacccTTGGAATTTTCTCCCTCCGTTTTTCTAATACTTTCCAATCTATAGTCTCCTACAGTCGTTGTGAGCGGTCCATATCGTGACTGTGTATCACATAGATCTATAACACTAGCCAATCAAACACTGGCTATTGTCAGTGCTCACATTACTGACTGATTAAACATAGGTGTTCTGACTCACGAAGGAAATAGTGGTTTAACCATTTGAGTTAACTTCCAGGTACCTACCGACGAGGTATGTAGTTCAATGggcaaaatatttgttgtaagAATTCACAGCCGATAAACGATATTTTGTGGATGTAGGTGTACCAAATTTACGTTGACCTCTCGAGAAGACGTCACCGCGTAACGGATAGAGGTCAAAATAAGAAGATCTAAAccgttatattattgtttaatgctagtatatatatagtttttgataATGAGGGCCGGTTGGAGTGACCCGTCTTCCTGTATAAACATTGTTTGACTTCACTCACCTTTCTTAATTGTCTGAGTCCgatacacattaaaatatcgaCGTAATAGCAAAACGTTGCCTGTGATTTATCTGAATGCGGGTTCTACTTCGTTTCAGGTCGATTTCAAGTTCATCGATCTTGTTTTATGAACGGTACACAATAACatgtatattcttatatagcATCGAGGACTCAGTTTGTGGATGAGTTATTTGAAAACCAAAAAAGGCACGTACATTacctgtgtgtgtgttttctaaaaatgtttttgttatggtTAGTATTGTCCGcggtttattttaatgttttcttttgtttggTTCGAGGTGACGATAGTGAAATGTAAACACGGCTGTAATTATAATCGAGACGAGGATTGTTCTTGATGCGGACTGTGGACAGGTCACAATTCAAACGGGGGTTCGGATTGTTATAGAcgactttaatataaatatattacacaagTAAACAAAAACACTCGGACAGTTTACGAAATTCAGAccgttattcaaataattatatgagatGTTTGTTTAAGGTATTGTAAAGATTATACGGGGAATTCAtagtaatgtaaaaaaaaaattcatttgatGTTCTCTGACCTGGGATTtgggatttaaaattattaaacatatgtttAAACACTATTACAAGAAAAGAGATCGATAATTTAAAGCTAAACTGTCGAAGTCTCAATCAAACAATCGCAATGACATTCTATAATCGATCGATCTCGTCTTGTGCGGCCGATTAGCGGCGGTCTAAGAATTCAGTGTTGATCTATGGTTCTTTGAAAGTTCCCTTGATTTTTGGGTTTTCCTCCGAAACAGGCAAACGCTACTGTAATCATCGCGAGCCATTATGAcctttatttaacatttttccaaGCATCGTAATCCCTTGGACTGTTTCCGTCCGCAGACATTGTCGCTACGCACGGCCGTCGTTTACCGGTTAGCTGGAAAGCATACAGGCATCGGGGAATACGAATCCGTTTAGAAAACTAAGTAAACAGTCGATGAGATAAATCTCTCACGCTGCCGTTAGTGGGGACGAGCTTCGACGCAAACTTCTATTACGGAGGTACGTGGGAGGCGACGACACACATACACGGTGAGGTCGCCGCTGACGTCACGAGCCATGTACCTCAACCCTTGCCGGTCACACAAGGAAAAGGCCGACTGAAAGGAATACAGACAAGGATGAGAGAAGTCGCGAcgtattctttattattattgagaaCAATCAACAGTTTATGTTCAATTCTCTTGTGCCAAAAACTCGAGGTCTCGTGAATCATAGACGCGGAGATCTAAATCGTCTTCATCCTGCTTACGGCAATTGCTGTAATGGCGCCGCTTCCAGCTAAACTGACACGAGCGACGCCTCGCGGCCGGCCACGGGCGAGATGACAGACGTCCCCGGACATGAtacctattatatttaagtatctgTCCTGACGCTCCGTATGGTCCGTCGaaattaatctaaaattaataatattatgtaaatggtATCATTGATGACTTCACTTCCTCCTTAGACAAGGAAGTGTGTAGGAGTACCGGCTTTTCCTAGAGCTGTAGGGTTTCTAGACGTTCGCTCGTATATTGGATAATTGCTTCAGgtatttttagatattacaAGATGTTGTCAcccttttatatgtatgttggaTGTGCCTTATCTTTCATAACATCactatataattgaaaatttcattaaattttaatacatataatctcAATGAAGTAACTccaattttaagtaataaattaatacaagacAGTTTACTTaacaatcttttaattttgatatcctatatgataatttatgttGCTGAGGTGTTCTAGACAGTTAGACACTGCCTACATGAACCACAGCCTACCTGGACCAGTCTATCGTCTGTACCTACGCAAACTAGGTCAACTAGGACAGGGGCCAGTAACGATTTAGTAATAGTTTTACAATAAGATATGTACCTTCAAAATGTTGTTATTGCATTTAGTTCTTTGAAagtattcaatataaacacGGCAACGCACGGTCAACATCCGATAATTGTCTCATCTAATACGTGACgacacaataataaaaaaaaactatttaaaaatcttgttCACACGCCAAAAATATGTCGAACAATAGTATTACTCAAGTTGGCCGCTGTCCAGACGCAGGTGTCGtctattgtatgaaataataatgtaaatattcgtAGATGTAACAGGGCTCGGGACTCATTGATCACACAAAACAATTCTCactaaataatagtatttcttTGGAAGAATTACTACTTCCGTCCATCAATGGAGACGGCGTACTGAGACGGGTAACGAGCTTTAGCCTACACAGTTACAGATTACAAAAATCTTGGACgtctctttaaattattttgtatataaaacgtTTGTAAGCTTATAGTCACTATCCTTTATTTCCATCACTTCCTACTTCGTTTGACGTTGTGTCGGAATAGTGTAAAATACCTACGATATTTCGAAAGCGTCACAGATAAAGATAAGAGTCGATAGACTAGTTTAgttaaatgttaatgaatGGGCGAGTTACAATAGTTATTAGT
This window encodes:
- the LOC116771925 gene encoding pro-epidermal growth factor-like, which translates into the protein MRAKGSSSKFESGHVIASRISYKSPSNVKIVHVPRAASVRSQRVQTMQSLVVWLAVVSAAWALVGACSSSISKRPARPARPQRPPPQPQPQPRLNVTFPTFKCEPDYSEYYCLNGGACFTVVISDSPIYNCECRSGFVGPRCEFKDLDDSYVLTSRQLMMETASIAGGATVAVFLAILVCFGAWVRLHRRGKTPPPAERGHVQLVAVAAPRGRVQLCAQPLQC